TATTGTTATATGTTGTAGATTATTTAATTCGCACATGCATAACTCCTAGTCTGTCACAGCTCCTTTTGAATTGAAAGAGATGGATATATCATATACTTTATTACTTAAAATATCACTGTGAATATCAAAATTCGATCAACACCAAATACACTTGAATAAAATTCACTTGAAATATACAATCATCAATGTCTATATACTCACATacagtagtactagtatttaagtGCCGAGAGATATATATTCATCTCTACGGCTACAAAATCCAATTTATCTTTTCTCAGCGAGATCTCGGGCTCCGAGAATCAGAAGGCGACGACTCAAATGACGATGAACTCCCTGCCCCAAAAAACAAATCGGACAGACGATGCCCTACATCCTCAGGGGCATATCTGACCACAGTCGCCGAATATCTCTCTCCCGCTATTTTATTGCGGTTCGCGTTGTAAAACTCGCGATACAATCTCACCATCTTTCTCGCGATCGAGACTTTTATGTGGTCGCGGAGCTTTTGATCGTGTACGACGCAGAGCACCTGCTTCCTGTGCGCTTGATCGAACTCCGAGTTGAACTTCTTAAAAATCTCAGCGACCTTCTCCGGAGCCACGGCCGTCGGATCCGTCGGGAGCGAGTCGATGACGTGGCCCCATCCCAGCCGTTGGTAATTTGCCGCGAACTGCTTCACATTTCCCTCGTGCTTCGTTAGCCATTCGTCGCCGAGGAGATACTTCAGATTCGAGGTCTGCACCTTTACGACGACGTATTGGAGGTTGTTGGCGAGGAATAGGTACGCTAGCGCCGCGTCTTTGTAGTACTTCGCTTTCGTGTCGATCTTGCAGAGAAGGACGAGGATCAGCCACGCCATTTTCACGGTtatcgccggcgccggcgattCCTCAGAGTCGGAGAAGCCGAAgtaagtttctggcagatttttcTTCGGCGCCGGCGGAGAATCGCCTAGGATATCCGCTAGGACGTTGCTGTAATCGGCCAGGTTGGAGAGGTAATCCATCGCTTCGATCGTCAGAAAGTGAGTTCCGGCGCCGGCGACCGGAGATTTCGAGGAGTCCTTCTGGATCGCCGCCTCGAACTCGTTCAGTGCGGCACGGACGAACTCGCCGAGTTTGACAAGCGACGTCAGCGCCTGCGATTTGATGGCGGCGGTAGATTCGAATGAGAAGATCGACTCGATTTCCGGCCAGTGGTTGGCGATTCCGGTATACATATCGAGTATTCGAAAAACTTTGTCCGGCGATTTTTTGCTGTGCTTGGCCACATTCTCCGGAAATGCGAAGAGGAGCACGGCGCCTTCCTTGGCGATTTCATGGAAGCACGATTCTCGGATGGAATCCGAAGAGGCGAAGACCTCATCGCAGAGAATTCTCTCGCCGTTGAAGAGCGTCTGCACGGCGGTGCGCACCGCGCTCAGCCAGTTCTTAATCCTCAGATCCAGAACCTCCCAATCCATTTTATGAATCTGCGAGGAACTCAATTTCTCCACGCCGAGCTTGTAGATGCCTTCGTCGACGATCGATTTCCGTATAATTTTGTAAATCTTCAGGCACTCCTTGGCGTAGCCGGAGGAGATCATACACTCGGCGATCAATCTCAAATCCGACATCGCCGCCATGGAAGCATCTTCAACCTCAGAAATCGATCCATCCGCAGCTTCACCTTCTTCTTCAGCTTCTTCATCGTCATCGTCGTTGTAGGAAGAGCTGGAAGCAATGGAGGTGCGCGATGACCGAGTCGAGACAGACTCGGGGTCGAGGTGAGCCCGGTTCATCGAGAGGATCTGGTAGAACTCCTTCTGCAGCCGCTTCATCGCGATCTGCATCAAATTCTGCGCGCGAACTAACTTTTCCGAGCTCGAATTCTCCATGACGAGGAAGTGCATGGCCTTCTGCAAATTATAGACGGTTTTGATGAAATCCTTAGCCTCGCGGCGGTTCTCATAGAAGAGAGAGGTGACTCGGGCGAAGGTGGTGGTTTCGGGGTTCCATTTATTGATAACCGGATCGGCCAGGTCGAGCGTCCGGTCCATCACCGAGTCGGAGAAACTCGGCCGCGAAGGCGAGAAGCCGAACCGGGACGGAGAAGGAGAGTGGGAGAAtgtggaggtggaggaggaggacgaATGCTTAGGGGAAAAGCATAAGCTCCTCATTCCTTTTCTTGGCATATCTCGaattgttttaaatttatttagtcGAAATATGTTGAACTAAAATTTGAAAGTGAAGAGTTGAGCTTCACACATGACATATATATAAGCGCGGGCGGGGTCTAAAAATGTATGGACTTTTTGCAGTGAAAAAGCAATCAATAGAGACACGATTGTGGTGATGAAAGAGGGAGACACGTGGCGGAACTACAAGAGCTCACTCGATTTTCCGTATAAGGTCGCGTTTGATGGTTGTTTGATGTTTCCTACCTCGCAacctttttattgttttgtagaaattagggttttagatTTGTTGATTTCATTTTCTAATCACACTTAGTGGCTAATTACGTGAAAAATCTGAATATTCTTAAATTTGTGAGTCCACACGCTGCTCCAAATGCATAGGTAGTCTAATACTCTCCCTCCGCAAGCTAGCTAACACACTTCTTTTTATagttattttgaaaaattgttAATAAatagttgaattgaagaaaaaataaaataagaatgaataatatagagaaaattttaaaaaataatagagTAAGAAAACTGGATtatcacttttacttttttgaaGTACTCCTAAAAggtgtactggactttttttggttccggctttgggagagatcatgcgtctccttttaatgaaacgcatgacgaaGATGCGTTTTATacaaagacgcatgacgctcatgcgtcatccaatttttcaatttttttaaagaaagacGCATCTCCGTTCCCTTTTAAATTTCTTTATCTCTTCCAATTGGGCCTTTTAAATTGCGTGATTGATCGATTCCCTTTTCCTTTTCGGTTTCTGGGATTAGTGCTATCAAGCTTAATTAGCGTTGGTTTGCTTAAGGATTGTGGATTTCTACCGACAATTTTTCCTGTTGTTGGCCTCAATTTCCAGCAATTGAATCTCAACTTTCTCAATTCAGCTTTGGGTTTCTGGAGCTTCGATTTCTGTGAGTGTGGAGCAAGGTTGATTTTTTCGTGATTGTGGTTGGCTGATTTGGGAAATTTGTGCATAATTTAGCGGGGAGAGAAGAGAATCAAAAATGCATGAGATGACTTGTGGTTTGATAACTTGCCTGGAGAACTATCTACTATTTAAATTATCTTGCTTCATTGTATCATGGTCATGTTATCGTACTCATTTATGTGAAAATAGGCCAACAGGCTCTGGTTT
This sequence is a window from Salvia splendens isolate huo1 chromosome 14, SspV2, whole genome shotgun sequence. Protein-coding genes within it:
- the LOC121763379 gene encoding exocyst complex component EXO70H1-like; the encoded protein is MPRKGMRSLCFSPKHSSSSSTSTFSHSPSPSRFGFSPSRPSFSDSVMDRTLDLADPVINKWNPETTTFARVTSLFYENRREAKDFIKTVYNLQKAMHFLVMENSSSEKLVRAQNLMQIAMKRLQKEFYQILSMNRAHLDPESVSTRSSRTSIASSSSYNDDDDEEAEEEGEAADGSISEVEDASMAAMSDLRLIAECMISSGYAKECLKIYKIIRKSIVDEGIYKLGVEKLSSSQIHKMDWEVLDLRIKNWLSAVRTAVQTLFNGERILCDEVFASSDSIRESCFHEIAKEGAVLLFAFPENVAKHSKKSPDKVFRILDMYTGIANHWPEIESIFSFESTAAIKSQALTSLVKLGEFVRAALNEFEAAIQKDSSKSPVAGAGTHFLTIEAMDYLSNLADYSNVLADILGDSPPAPKKNLPETYFGFSDSEESPAPAITVKMAWLILVLLCKIDTKAKYYKDAALAYLFLANNLQYVVVKVQTSNLKYLLGDEWLTKHEGNVKQFAANYQRLGWGHVIDSLPTDPTAVAPEKVAEIFKKFNSEFDQAHRKQVLCVVHDQKLRDHIKVSIARKMVRLYREFYNANRNKIAGERYSATVVRYAPEDVGHRLSDLFFGAGSSSSFESSPSDSRSPRSR